Proteins encoded together in one Anopheles darlingi chromosome 3, idAnoDarlMG_H_01, whole genome shotgun sequence window:
- the LOC125955528 gene encoding insulin-like growth factor-binding protein complex acid labile subunit: protein MASSSNRTWYCIALLLACCLLGANSDDVPRVECDEFDCLIEFNALHSEDKVRSLKFQLVPEAGATGLVTVTFAQSSLPIVPPSLFAGVNGNLIKVLDMEKCDVQRVDSSTFGQARELKVLRFHRNRISNLSNYLFRNATKLERINFGGNRIDKVEEQTFQGITGLVTLRLSRNHIKVLPAKLFAGMKQLTDLNVDRNRIEVLFDRSFEDLTSLKELYLSYNFLQNLTDNSFVGLTKLNTLALQSNRIATIEPNTFKPLTSLENLLLEDNRLQTIAPETFASLGSLYKLELDRNLLQNLPKELFKRNGELQILRLAENNIGSLDSQIFESLGVLEELMLGENGLSLEPGLFKSLKNLKTLNLDRNSLNHIDAKTFGELKSLERLSLADSGVLFSPEAAFLTKQKWLRILHTR from the exons ATGGCATCTTCGAGTAATAG GACTTGGTACTGCATAGCACTACTCCTGGCATGCTGCTTGCTTGGCGCAAACTCCGATGACGTCCCACGTGTCGAATGTGATGAGTTTGATTGCCTTATCGAGTTTAACGCGTTGCATTCAGAGGACAAAGTTCGTTCGCTCAAATTCCAACTCGTACCGGAAGCAGGCGCTACGGGTTTAGTGACAGTGACATTCGCTCAATCGTCGCTTCCGATTGTACCACCGTCCCTGTTTGCCGGCGTTAATGGCAACCTTATCAAAGTGCTGGACATGGAGAAGTGTGACGTACAGCGGGTGGATTCGTCTACCTTTGGACAGGCGCGCGAGCTGAAAGTGTTGCGTTTTCACCGAAACCGCATCTCGAATCTATCGAACTACTTGTTCCGCAACGCAACCAAACTGGAACGCATCAACTTTGGAGGGAATCGTATCGACAAGGTGGAAGAACAGACCTTCCAAGGCATCACGGGACTGGTCACGCTCCGATTGTCCCGCAATCACATCAAGGTGCTGCCTGCAAAACTATTCGCTGGAATGAAGCAACTCACGGATCTTAACGTTGATCGTAATCGCATCGAGGTCCTGtttgatcgttcgttcgaggatCTGACGTCGTTGAAGGAACTGTACCTTAGCTACAACTTTCTCCAGAACCTCACCGATAATTCGTTCGTTGGGTTAACGAAGCTCAACACGTTGGCATTGCAATCGAACCGAATTGCCACGATTGAACCAAATACTTTCAAGCCCCTGACGAGTCTGGAAAATCTACTGCTGGAGgacaatcgattgcaaacTATTGCTCCGGAGACGTTCGCATCATTGGGAAGCTTATATAAACTCGAGTTGGATAGAAACCTGCTACAGAACCTACCAAAGGAATTATTCAAACGTAACGGTGAACTACAGATTCTGCGATTAGCAGAGAACAATATTGGTTCTTTGGACTCTCAAATATTTGAAAGCTTGGGCGTTCTGGAAGAACTAATGCTAGGTGAAAACGGGCTATCTTTGGAACCGGGGCTATTTAAAAGccttaaaaatttaaaaacacTTAATCTGGATAGAAACTCCTTGAATCATATTGATGCTAAAACGTTCGGCGAGTTAAAGTCTTTGGAGCGTCTATCGTTGGCCGATAGTGGAGTTTTGTTCTCGCCTGAAGCAGCGTTCCTGACGAAACAGAAATGGCTTCGGATTCTG CACACAAGATAG
- the LOC125954592 gene encoding protein artichoke-like, producing the protein MLEYIDKNLLSECRHLTLVSFQKNKIVQIEPGSFDTVSSVLEHIDLSHNYLTDISNVLSNLSALSVVDLSDNRLRTLQDDAFDGSEALMLLNLDNNFIQVIPAALAKLPQLTDLSLIGNRLKTTVSPAIANGFAGLLRLYLTNNSISTLQVKQYPMLVGLHLENNQLESIPDDTFETNVDLKTLYLANNRIMGSLDRCFLPVRHLERLQLDSNPLGHISASMFSTLTQLETLMLKNTSLTELRGSPFASLNKLSLLDLSENQIGAIGSTELKGLDSLDELYLNNNEFASANLSGLSVLDGVKLLTISYGKWNPSADLLVNKTKLEDLYMQGAQFSVLPNDFFIYTTKLSLLSISDNKQFNRLPSTFFQHIPYLKELTLVNNSLSTLEQGVFDYLGLLEELYIRDNPLRTLRSDLFAKTYSMKTLEISEANLTSLPTGLFDSLNRLKKLDLDSNQLSNQLTNVTFHGLYSLEILLLQDNGIERLSPGVFDDLVLLQEVYLGHNKLSSLDSRLFANLRHMMLLDLPNNKFSTFDLTTLSFASPLPVLNLDNNGLKTIKITPTLNKLSVDNNELSSIEVDQTDESISMLIMLSASHNRFTTVEAFTKFPAMSELDVSFNRFETLDLALLTRKMFSLIELNASDSYVKHLGVTYFQPQFSLIHLDISNNNLTRIRDLGELRYPFLENIILGGNQFERFLLEEVTEQFQMLRMIGLEGNQGSWSCELIRGLDLDRFYLNLWRKPELKEQQQTCAKQEKGICCL; encoded by the coding sequence ATGCTTGAATACATCGATAAGAATCTGCTCTCGGAATGTCGCCACCTAACGTTGGTCTCATTCCAGAAAAATAAGATCGTGCAGATTGAACCCGGTTCGTTCGACACAGTCAGCAGTGTGCTGGAGCATATTGACCTTAGTCACAACTATCTGACCGACATTTCAAACGTTCTGTCGAATCTGAGCGCCCTCAGTGTCGTAGATCTATCGGATAATCGTCTACGTACGCTGCAAGATGATGCATTCGATGGCTCGGAGGCTTTAATGTTGTTAAATTTGGATAATAATTTCATACAAGTCATTCCAGCTGCTCTGGCGAAGTTACCGCAACTGACAGATCTGTCGTTGATTGGAAACAGGCTCAAAACCACTGTTTCCCCTGCCATCGCTAATGGATTCGCTGGTCTGCTACGACTGTATCTCACTAATAACTCCATCTCAACACTTCAGGTCAAACAGTACCCGATGCTGGTTGGACTTCATCTAGAAAACAATCAACTAGAGAGCATTCCCGATGACACGTTTGAGACGAATGTTGACTTAAAAACACTGTATTTGGCTAACAATCGGATCATGGGATCACTAGATCGTTGCTTCCTCCCAGTCCGTCATCTGGAGAGGCTTCAACTCGATAGTAACCCGCTTGGCCATATTTCTGCCAGCATGTTCAGTACCCTAACCCAGTTGGAGACACTCATGCTGAAGAATACTAGCCTAACGGAGCTGAGAGGTAGtccattcgcttcgttgaacaAACTGAGTTTACTGGATTTATCCGAGAACCAAATCGGCGCCATTGGATCAACAGAACTCAAGGGACTTGATTCTCTCGATGAGCTTTATTTAAATAACAACGAATTTGCTTCTGCCAACTTGAGTGGCTTATCTGTTCTGGATGGCGTTAAGTTGTTAACCATTTCGTATGGCAAATGGAATCCATCGGCAGATTTGCTGGTCAATAAGACCAAATTGGAAGACCTGTACATGCAAGGAGCCCAGTTCAGCGTACTCCCAAATGACTTTTTCATTTACACCACAAAACTATCACTCCTGTCTATCTCCGACAACAAGCAGTTCAACCGACTTCCTAGCACCTTCTTCCAGCATATACCGTACCTGAAGGAACTAACGTTGGTGAACAACAGTTTGTCGACGCTCGAGCAAGGAGTATTCGATTATTTGGGTCTGCTGGAGGAGTTGTACATAAGGGACAACCCACTACGAACACTCCGTTCGGATCTGTTCGCCAAGACGTATAGTATGAAAACGTTGGAAATATCGGAAGCCAACCTTACCAGCCTACCGACAGGACTGTTTGATTCCCTCAACCGTCTAAAGAAGCTCGATCTGGACAGTAATCAGCTATCGAATCAACTAACAAATGTAACCTTCCATGGACTGTACTCGCTAGAAATTCTGTTGCTGCAGGACAACGGAATAGAAAGGTTATCGCCAGGTGTTTTCGATGACCTAGTATTGTTGCAAGAAGTCTACTTAGGACATAACAAGCTGAGCTCCCTAGACTCTCGCCTGTTTGCCAACCTGCGCCACATGATGCTACTCGATTTACCTAACAACAAGTTCTCTACCTTTGATCTGACTACATTATCGTTTGCAAGTCCGCTTCCGGTGCTAAATCTGGATAACAACGGTTTAAAGACGATCAAGATCACACCAACGTTGAACAAATTGTCAGTGGATAACAACGAATTGAGCTCGATCGAGGTTGATCAAACTGACGAATCCATTAGCATGCTTATCATGCTTTCGGCCTCCCATAATCGTTTCACAACGGTCGAAGCCTTTACCAAATTCCCCGCAATGTCGGAGCTGGACGTGTCGTTTAACCGATTTGAAACCCTTGATTTGGCGTTACTGACgaggaaaatgttttcgctgATAGAGCTGAACGCATCCGATAGCTACGTGAAACATCTTGGAGTAACATACTTCCAGCCTCAATTTTCGTTAATTCACTTGGATATTTCCAACAATAATCTGACTCGCATTAGAGATTTAGGTGAGCTCAGGTACCCATTCCTGGAGAATATCATTTTGGGTGGTAACCAGTTCGAAAGGTTCTTACTAGAGGAGGTGACCGAACAGTTCCAGATGCTGCGAATGATTGGGCTCGAGGGCAATCAAGGCAGCTGGAGTTGCGAGCTCATTCGCGGGCTGGATCTGGACCGTTTCTATCTTAATCTGTGGCGCAAACCAGAGTtgaaagaacaacaacaaacgtgCGCGAAGCAAGAAAAGGGCATCTGCTGTCTTTAG
- the LOC125955527 gene encoding toll-like receptor 6, translating into MASSSNRTWYCIALLLACCLLGANSDDVPRVECDEFDCLIEFNALHSEDKVRSLKFQLVPEAGATGLVTVTFAQSSLPIVPPSLFAGVNGNLIKVLDMEKCDVQRVDSSTFGQARELKVLRLHRNRISNLSNYLFRNATKLERINFGGNRIDKVEEQTFQGITGLVTLRLSRNHIKVLPAKLFAGMKQLTDLNVDRNRIEVLFDRSFEDLTSLKELYLSYNFLQNLTDNSFVGLTKLNTLALQSNRIATIEPNTFKPLTSLENLLLEDNRLQTIAPETFASLGSLKKLDLEKNILQNLPKELFKRNGKLQILRLGANNIGSLDSEIFDNLSGLEELLLEGNNLYMLEPGVFKSLSVLKTLNLGGNFLSYIDAGTFTGLQSFESLSLANDGLLVSFYPALQTKIRSLRTLVLDNNFLSIFDPSIFIRTQKLRHLHLNGNGLPTSDLPSCENMPELTKILLEENRITHVDKNLLSKCQHVTLISFQKNQIVQIEPGSFDTVSSVLEQIDLSHNYLTDISNVLSNLSALSVVDLSDNRLRTLQDDAFDGSEALMLLNLDNNFIQVIPAALAKLPQLTDLSLIGNRLKTTVSPAIAHGFAGLLRLYLTNNSISTLQVKQYPMLVGLHLENNQLESIPDDTFETNVDLKTLYLANNRITGSLDRCFLPVRHLERLQLDSNPLGHISASMFSTLTQLETLMLKNTSLTELRGSPFASLNKLSLLDLSENQIGAIGSTELKGLDSLDELYLNNNEFASANLSGLSVLDGVKLLTISYGKWNPSADLLVNKTKLEDLYMQGAQFSVLPNDFFIYTTKLSLLSISDNKQFNRLPSTFFQHIPYLKELTLVNNSLSTLEQGVFDYLGLLEELYIRDNPLRTLRSDLFAKTYSMKTLEISEANLTSLPTGLFDSLNRLKKLDLDSNQLSNQLTNVTFHGLYSLEILLLQDNGIERLSPGVFDDLVLLQEVYLGHNKLSSLDSRLFANLRHMMLLDLPNNKFSTFDLTTLSFARPLPVLNLDNNGLKTVKITLKLNKLSVDNNELSSIDVEKEPHAYSMLLQLSASNNRFTTIESFSQFHAMVVLDVSFNLFETLDLGLMSREMASLMVLNASDSYVNRFSVEDFEEQLSLVHLDVSNNNLTSLEDFGYLRYPFLRNFIFGGNHLDRISLEDVSKLFTMLRTIGLEGTQSGWSCEFIRGLDLDRFYLNLWRKPELEETQINCAKKQKDICCI; encoded by the exons ATGGCATCTTCGAGTAATAG GACTTGGTACTGCATAGCACTACTCCTGGCATGCTGCTTGCTTGGCGCAAACTCCGATGACGTCCCACGTGTCGAATGTGATGAGTTTGATTGCCTTATCGAGTTTAACGCGTTGCATTCAGAGGACAAAGTGCGTTCGCTCAAATTCCAACTCGTACCGGAAGCAGGCGCTACGGGTTTAGTGACAGTGACATTCGCTCAATCGTCGCTTCCGATTGTACCACCGTCCCTGTTTGCCGGCGTTAATGGCAACCTTATCAAAGTGCTGGACATGGAGAAGTGTGACGTACAGCGGGTGGATTCGTCTACCTTTGGACAGGCGCGCGAGCTGAAAGTGTTGCGTCTTCACCGAAACCGCATCTCGAATCTATCGAACTACTTGTTCCGCAACGCAACCAAACTGGAACGCATCAACTTTGGAGGGAATCGTATCGACAAGGTGGAAGAACAGACCTTCCAAGGCATCACGGGACTGGTCACGCTCCGATTGTCCCGCAATCACATCAAGGTGCTGCCTGCAAAACTATTCGCTGGAATGAAGCAACTCACGGATCTTAACGTTGATCGTAATCGCATCGAGGTCCTGtttgatcgttcgttcgaggatCTGACGTCGTTGAAGGAACTGTACCTTAGCTACAACTTTCTCCAGAACCTCACCGATAATTCGTTCGTTGGGTTAACGAAGCTCAACACGTTGGCATTGCAATCGAACCGAATTGCCACGATTGAACCAAATACTTTCAAGCCCCTGACGAGTCTGGAAAATCTACTGCTGGAGgacaatcgattgcaaacTATTGCTCCGGAGACGTTCGCATCGTTGGGCAGCTTGAAGAAACTCGACCTGGAGAAGAATATACTACAGAACCTACCAAAGGAATTATTCAAACGTAACGGAAAGTTACAGATTCTGCGATTAGGGGCGAATAATATCGGCTCTCTTGATTCGGAAATATTTGATAACTTGAGCGGACTGGAGGAACTGTTGCTAGAAGGAAATAATCTTTACATGCTAGAACCAGGAGTATTTAAAAGTCTCAGTGTTCTAAAAACGCTTAATCTTGGCGGAAACTTTTTGAGTTACATCGATGCTGGAACGTTCACTGGGTTGCAATCGTTTGAGAGTCTATCTTTGGCAAATGATGGACTATTGGTGTCATTCTATCCAGCATTACAGACGAAAATACGATCACTTCGTACTCTGGTTTTGGATAACAACTTTCTCTCGATATTCGACCCCTCAATCTTCATACGAACACAGAAGCTGCGACATCTGCATTTGAACGGTAACGGACTACCAACATCCGACCTACCTTCCTGTGAAAATATGCCTGAATTAACAAAGATTCTGCTGGAGGAGAACAGGATAACACACGTAGACAAGAATCTACTATCTAAATGCCAGCACGTGACGCTGATTTCCTTCCAGAAAAATCAGATCGTGCAGATTGAACCCGGTTCATTCGACACAGTCAGCAGTGTGCTGGAACAGATTGACCTTAGTCACAACTATCTGACCGACATTTCAAACGTTCTGTCGAATCTGAGCGCCCTCAGTGTCGTAGATCTATCGGATAATCGTCTACGTACGCTGCAAGATGATGCATTCGACGGCTCGGAGGCTTTAATGTTGTTAAATTTGGATAATAATTTCATACAAGTCATTCCAGCTGCTCTGGCGAAGTTACCGCAACTGACAGATCTGTCGTTGATTGGAAACAGGCTCAAAACCACTGTTTCCCCTGCCATCGCTCATGGATTTGCTGGTCTGCTGCGACTGTATCTCACTAATAACTCCATCTCAACACTTCAGGTCAAACAATACCCGATGCTGGTTGGACTTCATCTAGAAAACAATCAGCTAGAGAGCATTCCAGATGACACGTTTGAGACGAATGTTGACTTAAAAACACTGTATTTGGCTAACAATCGCATCACGGGATCACTAGATCGTTGCTTCCTCCCAGTCCGTCATCTGGAGAGGCTTCAACTCGATAGTAACCCGCTTGGCCATATTTCTGCCAGCATGTTCAGTACCCTAACCCAGTTGGAGACACTCATGCTGAAGAATACTAGCCTAACGGAGCTGAGAGGTAgtccgttcgcttcgttgaacaAACTGAGTTTACTGGATTTATCCGAGAACCAAATCGGCGCCATTGGATCAACAGAACTCAAGGGACTTGATTCTCTCGATGAGCTTTATTTAAATAACAACGAATTTGCTTCTGCCAACTTGAGTGGCTTATCTGTTCTGGATGGCGTTAAGTTGTTAACCATTTCGTATGGCAAATGGAATCCATCGGCAGATTTGCTGGTCAATAAGACCAAATTGGAAGACCTGTACATGCAAGGAGCCCAGTTCAGCGTACTCCCAAATGACTTTTTCATTTACACCACAAAACTATCACTCCTGTCTATCTCCGACAACAAGCAGTTCAACCGACTTCCTAGCACCTTCTTCCAGCATATACCGTACCTGAAGGAACTAACGTTGGTGAACAACAGTTTGTCGACGCTCGAGCAAGGAGTATTCGATTATTTGGGTCTGCTGGAGGAGTTGTACATAAGGGACAACCCACTACGAACACTCCGTTCGGATCTGTTCGCCAAGACGTATAGTATGAAAACGTTGGAAATATCGGAAGCCAACCTTACCAGCCTACCGACAGGACTGTTTGATTCCCTCAACCGTCTAAAGAAGCTCGATCTGGACAGTAATCAGCTATCGAATCAACTAACAAATGTAACCTTCCATGGACTGTACTCGCTAGAAATTCTGTTGCTGCAGGACAACGGAATAGAAAGGTTATCGCCAGGTGTTTTCGATGACCTAGTATTGTTGCAAGAAGTCTACTTAGGACATAACAAGCTGAGCTCCCTAGACTCTCGCCTGTTTGCCAACCTGCGCCACATGATGCTACTCGATTTACCTAACAACAAGTTCTCTACCTTTGATCTGACTACATTATCGTTTGCAAGGCCGCTTCCGGTGCTAAATCTGGATAACAACGGTTTGAAGACGGTCAAGATAACCCTTAAACTGAATAAGCTATCGGTGGATAACAACGAACTGAGCTCGATTGATGTTGAGAAAGAACCACATGCGTACAGTATGCTTCTCCAGCTTTCGGCCTCCAATAACCGTTTCACAACAATTGAAAGCTTTTCACAATTCcatgcgatggtggtgctagaCGTGTCGTTTAATCTATTTGAAACACTTGATTTGGGTTTAATGTCGAGGGAAatggcgtcgctgatggtgctgaACGCATCCGATAGCTATGTGAACCGATTCTCGGTGGAAGATTTTGAGGAACAACTATCGCTCGTTCACCTGGACGTTTCTAATAACAATCTGACCAGCTTGGAAGATTTCGGTTATCTGCGGTACCCATTCCTGAGGAACTTCATCTTTGGTGGCAATCATTTGGATAGAATTTCATTGGAGGATGTGTCGAAATTGTTCACTATGCTGCGGACGATTGGGCTCGAGGGCACCCAAAGCGGTTGGAGTTGCGAGTTCATTCGTGGATTGGATCTAGATCGTTTCTATCTTAATCTGTGGCGCAAACCAGAGTTAGAAGAAACCCAGATAAATTGCgcgaaaaaacagaaagacaTCTGTTGTATTTGA
- the LOC125954582 gene encoding chaoptin-like: protein MNGRRNHLIITVVQLVVLLSAATTAALASDLPGQETFSCHQHGQVCKLWNLYLDTADEVSEVTIDTGSTSFAEVEISFSSLPTIPPSLFTDNENVVSLKMEDCDVELLEKHIFDDASELKYLQLPKNHLTTLLDDGFARATKLLRLHLGSNRIVTVEDFAFRGLDNLETLRLSRNKIAQFPAKLFAGLRQLTELNLDHNHAETLPDRLFEELTQLRELQLNHNYLTTLSRNAFIGLSSLRKLNLRENELTTIDPLAFSPLVTLTELDLEGNNLKLLSPNTFAPLVHLRELILADNYIERLDDALFASNGNLEILKLNNNSLEELQPAVLHSLRNLEDLALQHNEIRALDKHLFRTTASLKVLQLEGNVIEKLAPGTFEGLRRLETLDLEDNSLSSIDGGIFVGLSALEKLYISENQIAELRAGALRGADRLKKLELEQNVVRRIDERFLDDTTQLRTLTLEENLIEEIPERLFANQRSLKELSLENNNIKELPDGLFGAISSCLEELYLADNDLEVLTPAVLDLPRLELLDLSDNNFRDLPDNMFAKVKQLHELYLDGNMLDEVPDALRALTRLSTLSVTRNRIRSIDPQSWSMMQRLKELYLSENLIEKLAPQSFERLESIKELALDRNHLQSIPPNMFARNGNIEKLNLSSNHLVGPLANSFAGLWKLEELHLSDNPLALVESNSFRDLRKLEKLSLENASLTDLSGSPFYGLSTLEKLYLDGNGIQRLEGASLRGLEMLERLYINHNPVARIDSNTFRQLGNLRSITVGPGAVEFGEDMLQNNQRLQELHLYDCLTGPLPPRFFHFIRKLQTLAIANNKHLKSLNKQWFKDLSNLKTLVLSDNGLGQFEKGIFDTLDGLDELYLSGNPVGELERDIFAKLLGLEVLDLSDMALTKLPMGMFDNLYDLETLDLGENRLANGLTNGIFRNLYSLRVLLLDNNRLQTLDPVLFDDLKNLREIDLSGNELSSLDPQLFHDSLDLELLDLSANQFTVFDLQQTAYAKTLVELDMDDNQLTTLRITEDLEELYVENNQLTAIDVDNSPSYNLRTLSVANNNFTELDSLMRFNNLESLDASYNAQLQMLPLGAVSSAMSVLEVLNVSHCAIESLDSSNIEVHAFLERLDVSYNKLAELDMAVFGNFPAVEGFVFGGNLFQQFPIEEVVHSFKDLELIGLEGTEWEPSFLDELERYIADRDLKFWHYEEEEARACTIGRVSTLFCK, encoded by the exons ATGAACGGCAGAAGAAA cCACCTAATAATAACGGTGGTACAGCTGGTGGTACTACTGTCGGCTGCGACTACTGCAGCGTTGGCCAGTGATTTACCCGGTCAGGAAACGTTCAGCTGCCATCAGCATGGGCAAGTGTGCAAACTGTGGAACCTGTACTTGGACACGGCGGACGAGGTATCGGAGGTAACGATCGATACCGGGAGCACATCGTTTGCGGAGGTCGAGATATCCTTCTCCTCGCTACCGACGATCCCTCCGTCACTGTTCACCGACAACGAGAATGTGGTTTCGCTCAAGATGGAGGACTGCGATGTGGAGCTGCTCGAGAAGCACATCTTTGATGATGCGAGCGAGCTAAAGTATCTACAGCTACCGAAGAACCACCTGACGacgctgctcgatgatggCTTTGCACGGGCAACGAAGCTGCTACGGCTCCACCTCGGCAGTAACCGCATTGTAACGGTCGAGGACTTTGCGTTCCGGGGGCTGGACAATCTGGAAACGTTGCGGCTGTCGCGCAACAAGATTGCACAGTTTCCGGCGAAGCTGTTCGCCGGTTTACGCCAGCTGACCGAGCTCAACCTGGATCACAATCACGCGGAAACGCTACCGGATCGGTTGTTCGAGGAGTTGACCCAGTTGCGGGAGCTACAGCTGAACCACAACTACCTGACGACACTGTCCCGGAACGCGTTCATCGGTCTGTCGAGTCTGAGGAAGCTGAATCTGCGGGAAAACGAACTGACGACCATTGATCCGCTAGCGTTCAGCCCGCTGGTCACACTGACCGAGCTCGATCTGGAGGGTAACAACTTGAAGCTGCTATCACCGAACACATTCGCACCGCTGGTGCACCTGCGGGAGCTGATACTGGCCGATAACTACATCGAACGGCTCGATGATGCACTGTTCGCGAGCAATGGCAATCTGGAGATACTGAAACTGAACAACAATTCGCTCGAGGAGCTGCAACCGGCCGTACTGCACAGTCTGCGCAACCTGGAGGATCTCGCCCTGCAGCATAACGAGATACGAGCGCTCGATAAGCACCTATTCCGGACCACGGCCAGCCTTAAGGTGCTCCAGCTGGAGGGTAATGTGATTGAGAAGCTAGCCCCCGGTACCTTCGAGGGCTTGCGACGTTTAGAGACGCTCGATCTCGAGGATAACAGTCTGtcctcgatcgatggtggtatCTTTGTCGGGTTGTCCGCCTTGGAGAAGCTGTACATCAGTGAGAACCAGATCGCGGAGCTCCGGGCGGGAGCGTTGCGTGGTGCAGATCGTTTGAAGAAGCTCGAGCTGGAACAGAACGTAGTGAGACGGATCGATGAACGGTTCCTGGACGATACGACGCAGCTGCGCACCCTGACGCTAGAGGAGAACCTTATTGAGGAGATCCCGGAGCGACTGTTTGCAAACCAGCGCAGCCTGAAGGAGCTCTCGCTggagaacaacaacattaaGGAGCTACCGGATGGGTTGTTCGGTGCGATATCGAGCTGCTTGGAGGAGCTCTACCTAGCGGACAATGATCTGGAGGTGCTGACACCGGCTGTGTTGGATTTGCCCCGTTTGGAACTGCTCGATCTTTCGGACAATAATTTCCGCGATCTGCCGGACAATATGTTTGCCAAGGTGAAGCAACTGCACGAGCTGTACCTGGACGGTAACATGCTGGACGAGGTACCGGATGCACTGCGTGCACTAACGCGACTGTCGACCCTGTCGGTGACCCGGAACCGCATccggtcgatcgatccccAGAGCTGGAGTATGATGCAGCGGTTGAAGGAGCTGTATCTGTCGGAGAATCTGATCGAAAAGCTGGCACCGCAGAGCTTCGAGCGACTCGAATCGATCAAGGAGCTTGCCCTTGATCGGAACCATCTTCAGTCCATACCACCGAACATGTTCGCTCGCAATGGCAACATCGAGAAGCTTAATCTCTCCAGCAACCATCTGGTGGGTCCGCTGGCGAACAGTTTCGCTGGCCTGTGGAAACTCGAGGAACTGCACCTTTCCGATAATCCGCTCGCGCTGGTCGAATCGAACAGTTTCCGCGATTTGCGCAAGCTGGAAAAGCTTTCGCTGGAGAACGCGAGCCTTACCGATCTCAGCGGCAGTCCATTCTATGGGCTGTCGACGCTGGAGAAGCTGTATCTTGACGGCAACGGGATACAGCGGCTCGAGGGGGCCTCGCTGAGGGGTCTCGAGATGCTGGAACGACTGTACATCAATCACAACCCCGTGGCCCGGATCGATAGCAACACGTTCCGCCAGTTGGGTAACCTGCGCAGCATCACCGTTGGTCCGGGTGCGGTCGAGTTTGGCGAAGATATGCTGCAGAACAATCAGCGGCTGCAGGAGCTGCATTTGTACGACTGTCTCACTGGACCACTTCCGCCCCGGTTTTTCCACTTCATTCGCAAGCTGCAAACGCTGGCGATCGCTAACAATAAGCACCTGAAAAGCCTCAACAAGCAGTGGTTTAAGGATTTGTCCAATTTGAAAACGCTGGTACTAAGCGACAATGGGTTGGGACAGTTCGAGAAGGGAATATTCGACACGCTCGATGGGTTGGATGAGCTGTACCTTTCGGGGAATCCGGTCGGTGAGCTCGAGCGCGATATCTTTGCCAAGCTGCTCGGTCTGGAAGTGTTGGACCTTTCCGATATGGCACTAACCAAGCTACCGATGGGAATGTTCGACAATCTGTACGATCTGGAAACGCTTGACTTGGGAGAGAATCGATTGGCCAACGGGTTGACAAACGGTATCTTCCGGAATCTCTACTCGCTAAGGGTGCTACTGTTGGACAACAATCGCTTGCAGACGCTGGATCCGGTGCTGTTTGATGATTTGAAGAACTTGCGCGAAATCGATCTGAGTGGTAACGAGCTGAGCAGTCTCGATCCGCAGCTGTTCCACGATTCACTCgatctggagctgctggatcTTTCGGCGAACCAGTTCACCGTGTTCGATCTGCAGCAGACGGCGTACGCCAAAACCTTGGTAGAACTCGACATGGACGATAACCAGCTGACAACGCTCCGGATCACGGAGGATCTGGAGGAGCTGTACGTGGAGAACAACCAGCTCACGGCGATCGACGTCGATAATTCTCCTTCGTACAATCTGCGCACACTCTCCGTAGCGAACAACAACTTTACCGAGCTCGATTCGCTGATGCGGTTCAACAATCTGGAATCGCTGGATGCGTCGTACAATGCACAGCTGCAGATGCTGCCGCTGGGTGCTGTGTCCAGTGCGATGTCCGTACTAGAGGTTTTGAACGTATCGCATTGCGCGATCGAGAGTCTCGATAGCTCGAATATTGAAGTGCACGCATTCCTGGAGCGGCTGGACGTATCGTATAACAAGCTGGCTGAGCTAGATATGGCCGTGTTTGGGAATTTTCCAGCCGTCGAAGGATTTGTGTTCGGTGGTAACCTGTTCCAACAGTTCCCGATCGAGGAGGTGGTGCACAGCTTCAAGGATCTCGAGCTGATCGGACTCGAGGGCACCGAGTGGGAGCCCAGCTTTCTGGATGAGCTGGAACGCTACATTGCCGATCGCGATTTAAAGTTCTGGCActatgaggaggaggaagcacgTGCTTGCACGATCGGTCGCGTTAGTACTCTTTTCTGTAAATGA